Proteins from a single region of Segatella copri:
- a CDS encoding DUF2795 domain-containing protein, whose amino-acid sequence MYWTLELASKLEDAPWPATKEELIDYATRSGAPLEVLENLQEIEDEGDVYESIEDIWPDYPSKDDFLWNDDEY is encoded by the coding sequence ATGTATTGGACACTTGAATTGGCTTCAAAGCTTGAAGATGCACCATGGCCTGCAACTAAAGAAGAGTTGATTGACTACGCAACTCGCTCTGGTGCGCCTCTAGAAGTTCTAGAGAATTTGCAGGAGATAGAAGACGAAGGCGATGTTTACGAAAGCATCGAAGACATCTGGCCTGATTATCCTTCAAAGGATGACTTCTTGTGGAATGATGACGAGTACTAA